A single window of Synechococcus sp. CBW1004 DNA harbors:
- the wecB gene encoding non-hydrolyzing UDP-N-acetylglucosamine 2-epimerase, protein MTIVLGTRPEAIKLAPVIRAFQAAPDFRTRVVLTGQHREMVSQVMELFGLSADHDLALMAPKQTLTHITCAALQGLKEEFAAHRPDLVLVQGDTTTAFASALAAFYEQIPVGHVEAGLRTDNLFDPFPEEANRRLISQLAQLHFAPTEVSAANCRASGVIGEVLTTGNTVIDALLLMAEQAPTYEQPGLDWQSQRVILATVHRRENWGDRLADIGRGVLELLERFPDTALLLPLHRNPIVREPLQAMLGSHPRAFLTEPLDYDQLVAAMRGCTLVLTDSGGLQEEAPALGKPVLVLRRTTERPEAVSAGTARLIGTDSADIVAEASRLLSDAAAYEAMARAHNPFGDGRASGRIVTAARRFLGLTVAEAVNA, encoded by the coding sequence GTGACGATCGTGCTGGGCACCCGACCGGAGGCGATCAAGCTGGCGCCGGTGATCCGCGCCTTCCAGGCCGCCCCCGACTTCCGCACCCGCGTGGTGCTCACCGGCCAGCACCGCGAGATGGTGAGTCAGGTGATGGAGCTGTTCGGCCTGAGCGCCGATCACGACCTGGCCCTGATGGCGCCGAAGCAGACGCTCACCCACATCACCTGCGCCGCCCTGCAGGGCCTCAAGGAGGAGTTCGCCGCCCACCGGCCCGACCTGGTGCTGGTGCAGGGCGACACCACCACCGCCTTCGCCTCGGCTCTGGCCGCCTTCTACGAGCAGATCCCGGTGGGACACGTGGAGGCGGGCCTGCGCACCGACAACCTGTTCGATCCTTTCCCGGAGGAGGCCAACCGCCGCCTGATCTCGCAGCTGGCCCAGTTGCACTTCGCCCCCACCGAGGTGTCGGCGGCCAACTGCCGCGCCTCCGGCGTGATCGGCGAGGTGCTCACCACCGGCAACACGGTGATCGACGCCCTGCTGCTGATGGCCGAGCAGGCGCCGACCTACGAACAGCCCGGCCTCGACTGGCAGAGCCAGCGGGTGATCCTGGCCACGGTGCACCGCCGCGAGAACTGGGGCGACCGCCTCGCCGACATCGGCAGGGGCGTCCTGGAGCTGCTGGAGCGCTTCCCCGACACCGCCCTGCTGCTGCCGCTGCATCGCAACCCCATCGTGCGCGAGCCGCTGCAGGCGATGCTCGGCAGCCATCCGCGCGCCTTCCTGACCGAACCGCTCGACTACGACCAGCTGGTGGCGGCGATGCGCGGCTGCACCCTGGTGCTCACCGATTCCGGCGGCCTGCAGGAGGAGGCGCCGGCCCTCGGCAAACCGGTGCTGGTGCTGCGCCGCACCACCGAACGGCCGGAGGCGGTCAGCGCCGGCACCGCCAGGCTGATCGGCACCGACAGCGCCGACATCGTCGCCGAGGCGAGCCGGCTGCTCAGCGATGCGGCGGCCTACGAGGCGATGGCCCGGGCCCACAACCCCTTCGGCGATGGCAGGGCTTCGGGGCGGATCGTGACCGCGGCTCGCCGGTTCCTGGGCCTCACCGTTGCAGAAGCCGTCAACGCCTGA
- a CDS encoding efflux RND transporter periplasmic adaptor subunit, which translates to MTPLPGSPPIRGRSRRPLWIGLLVAAVLVSGLGLWQRQRSAVRRDVTPFTVVARSGVLPGVVSATGELDAMVRVNVSPKRQGVLKDIYVDEGMPVKAGQALAVMDSSDLLDRFQELEANLRSAEAELQRSRSELSFNEPLFRQGAISRSDINRFRADYQVKRMAARAAAERLSQRRVEREELVVRAPFDGVISQRYADPGAFVTPTTSASTSLGATSSSIVEVARGLEVVAKVPESDIGRLRVGMPATVRVDAFPDRRYAATVRQIAPRAVKTNNVTSFEVKLALQEPAPELRIGMTADIDFSTGQLQARTVIPTVAIVTEEGRPGVLVVGRDQQPEFRPVELGASSGRDTQILKGLDPDTRIFIDQPPWAKKRKS; encoded by the coding sequence TTGACGCCACTGCCCGGCTCCCCGCCGATCCGCGGTCGTTCGCGCCGCCCCCTCTGGATCGGTCTGCTCGTGGCCGCCGTCCTGGTGAGCGGCCTCGGCCTGTGGCAGCGTCAGCGCAGTGCCGTCCGCCGCGATGTCACTCCCTTCACCGTGGTGGCCCGGTCCGGGGTGCTGCCCGGGGTGGTCTCGGCCACCGGTGAACTCGACGCCATGGTGCGCGTCAATGTCAGCCCCAAGCGCCAGGGGGTGCTCAAGGACATCTACGTCGATGAGGGAATGCCGGTGAAGGCCGGTCAGGCCCTGGCGGTGATGGACAGCAGTGACCTGCTCGACCGCTTCCAGGAGCTGGAGGCCAACCTGCGCTCCGCCGAGGCCGAGCTGCAGCGCAGCCGCAGCGAGCTCAGCTTCAACGAACCCCTGTTCCGCCAGGGGGCGATCAGCCGCAGTGACATCAACCGCTTCCGGGCCGACTACCAGGTGAAGCGCATGGCGGCCCGGGCGGCCGCCGAGCGGCTCTCCCAGCGGCGCGTCGAGCGGGAGGAGCTGGTGGTGCGTGCCCCCTTCGATGGGGTGATCAGTCAGCGCTATGCCGATCCAGGCGCCTTCGTGACTCCCACCACCTCCGCCTCCACCAGCCTCGGCGCCACCAGCTCCTCGATCGTCGAGGTGGCCAGGGGCCTTGAGGTGGTCGCCAAGGTGCCCGAGAGCGACATCGGCCGCCTGCGGGTGGGAATGCCGGCGACGGTGCGCGTCGATGCCTTCCCGGACCGGCGCTATGCCGCCACGGTGCGTCAGATCGCCCCACGGGCGGTGAAGACCAACAACGTCACCTCCTTCGAGGTGAAGCTGGCCCTGCAGGAGCCGGCACCGGAGCTGCGCATCGGCATGACTGCCGACATCGACTTCAGCACCGGTCAGCTGCAGGCCCGCACCGTGATCCCCACCGTGGCGATCGTCACCGAAGAGGGGCGTCCGGGGGTGCTCGTGGTGGGGCGCGACCAGCAGCCCGAGTTCCGGCCGGTGGAACTGGGGGCCAGCAGCGGTCGCGACACCCAGATTCTCAAGGGGCTCGACCCGGATACCCGCATCTTCATCGACCAGCCCCCCTGGGCGAAGAAGCGCAAGAGCTAG
- the ychF gene encoding redox-regulated ATPase YchF: MLKAGIVGLPNVGKSTLFNALVANAQAQAANFPFCTIEPNTGVVAVPDPRLERLSALSGSKEIIPTRVEFVDIAGLVKGASQGEGLGNKFLANIREVDAIVHVVRCFEDDDVIHVSGSVDPVRDAEVINLELSLADLAQVEKRRERLRKQVRTSKEAQAEDSALERIQAVLEQGGAARSVELTDEEAAFVRPLGLLTAKPIIYATNVSEDDLASGNAFCEAVVALAEREGAETVRISAQVEAELIELPEEERAEFLAGLGVEEGGLQSLIRATYSLLGLRTYFTTGEKETRAWTIRAGMTAPQAAGVIHTDFERGFIRAQTIGQEQLLEAGSLAEARNRGWLRSEGKEYVVQEGDVMEFLFNV, from the coding sequence ATGCTCAAAGCCGGAATCGTCGGCCTGCCCAACGTCGGCAAGTCGACCCTGTTCAACGCCCTGGTGGCCAACGCCCAGGCCCAGGCCGCCAACTTCCCCTTCTGCACGATCGAGCCCAACACCGGCGTGGTGGCGGTGCCCGACCCGCGCCTGGAACGGCTCTCGGCCCTGTCGGGGTCAAAGGAGATCATCCCCACCCGCGTCGAGTTCGTCGACATCGCCGGCCTGGTCAAGGGGGCCAGTCAGGGTGAGGGCCTGGGCAACAAGTTCCTCGCCAACATCCGCGAGGTGGATGCCATCGTGCATGTGGTGCGCTGCTTCGAGGACGACGACGTCATCCACGTGTCGGGCTCGGTCGATCCGGTGCGCGACGCCGAGGTGATCAACCTGGAGCTGTCCCTGGCCGATCTCGCCCAGGTGGAGAAGCGGCGCGAACGCCTCAGGAAGCAGGTGCGCACCAGCAAGGAGGCCCAGGCCGAGGACAGTGCCCTCGAGCGCATCCAGGCCGTGCTCGAGCAGGGCGGTGCCGCTCGCAGCGTCGAGCTCACCGACGAGGAGGCCGCCTTCGTCAGGCCCCTGGGGCTGCTCACCGCCAAGCCGATCATCTACGCCACCAACGTCAGCGAGGATGACCTGGCCTCCGGCAATGCCTTCTGCGAGGCCGTGGTCGCCCTGGCGGAACGGGAGGGAGCGGAGACGGTCCGCATCTCGGCCCAGGTGGAGGCCGAGCTGATCGAACTGCCCGAGGAGGAGCGCGCCGAATTCCTCGCTGGTCTGGGCGTTGAGGAGGGCGGCCTGCAGAGCCTGATCCGCGCCACCTACAGCCTGCTCGGCCTGCGCACCTATTTCACCACCGGCGAGAAGGAGACGCGCGCCTGGACGATCCGCGCCGGCATGACCGCCCCCCAGGCTGCCGGCGTGATTCACACCGACTTCGAGCGCGGCTTCATCCGCGCCCAGACGATCGGCCAGGAGCAGTTGCTGGAAGCCGGCTCCCTGGCGGAAGCCCGCAACCGCGGCTGGCTGCGCAGCGAGGGCAAGGAGTACGTCGTGCAGGAAGGCGACGTGATGGAGTTCCTGTTCAACGTCTGA
- a CDS encoding MFS transporter, translated as MTQAKAGAGMKAWWFQFPAPLRALASIRTIAMVGAGGVLYLTPMVFHREAFSASSVGDGLALAALAGIGGRLFSGLLLDRGRRASLPVALAAVCALLGDSSLLSAEGFGGYVSGQLLLGLAAGLYWPAIELAVPLCCGALPSARGFALVRSADAFGVVTGALIGALLAALGWLRAIYLVDIACVLTMLALVLLRPLPASPSRTHSAAAAGLPPGRWLPPLLPLLAVTVIATAIPALMQGALPLDLVRGGLQRPPLPEALGALTVGLQLGLLLLLQWPVGQALAKRPVGTGLTLSLICFAVGGGLLALSALTPHGLPVLLLAQVPVALGAAAFLPTATEAVVELSPLHRQGLAMALFSQCFAISAFSAPLVAGRLLDSQGHGVGLWLGMAALSLLGLPLVARLERFQRRNLLQVLTGRGGTGGERKILYRFPLGSAAGERGAAPEVSDPGGDASGAPGDASSD; from the coding sequence GTGACGCAGGCAAAGGCGGGTGCCGGAATGAAGGCCTGGTGGTTCCAGTTTCCCGCGCCGCTGCGCGCTCTGGCCTCGATCCGCACGATCGCCATGGTGGGCGCCGGCGGCGTGCTGTACCTGACGCCCATGGTGTTCCATCGGGAGGCATTCAGCGCCAGCAGTGTCGGCGACGGCCTCGCCCTGGCCGCCCTGGCCGGGATCGGTGGGCGTCTGTTCAGCGGCCTCCTGCTCGATCGCGGCCGCCGCGCCTCGCTGCCGGTGGCGCTGGCGGCGGTCTGTGCCCTGCTGGGCGACAGCAGTCTGTTGTCCGCGGAAGGCTTCGGGGGCTATGTCTCCGGCCAGCTGCTGCTGGGCCTGGCGGCGGGCCTCTACTGGCCCGCGATCGAACTGGCGGTGCCGCTCTGCTGCGGGGCGCTTCCCTCCGCACGCGGCTTCGCGCTGGTGCGCAGCGCCGACGCCTTCGGCGTGGTCACCGGTGCCCTGATCGGTGCCCTTCTGGCGGCCCTGGGCTGGCTGCGGGCCATCTATCTGGTGGACATCGCCTGCGTGCTGACGATGCTGGCCCTCGTGCTGCTGCGGCCCCTGCCCGCCAGCCCCAGCAGGACCCATTCCGCCGCCGCCGCCGGGCTGCCTCCAGGCCGGTGGCTGCCACCGCTGCTGCCCCTGCTCGCGGTGACGGTGATCGCCACCGCCATCCCGGCTCTGATGCAGGGAGCGCTACCGCTCGATCTGGTGCGGGGCGGTCTGCAGCGTCCGCCGCTGCCGGAGGCGCTCGGGGCCCTCACGGTGGGGCTGCAGCTCGGGCTGCTGCTGTTGCTTCAGTGGCCGGTGGGGCAGGCTCTGGCGAAGCGGCCTGTGGGAACGGGGCTGACGCTCAGCCTGATCTGCTTTGCGGTGGGTGGCGGCCTGCTGGCCCTCTCAGCGCTCACCCCCCATGGCCTGCCCGTGCTCCTGCTGGCGCAGGTGCCGGTGGCCCTGGGGGCGGCGGCCTTCCTGCCCACCGCCACCGAGGCGGTGGTGGAGCTCAGCCCGCTGCACCGTCAGGGCCTGGCGATGGCTCTGTTCTCCCAGTGCTTCGCGATCAGTGCCTTCAGCGCTCCCCTGGTGGCCGGTCGCCTGCTCGACAGCCAGGGCCACGGTGTCGGGCTGTGGCTGGGCATGGCGGCGTTGTCGCTGCTGGGTCTGCCGCTGGTGGCGCGGCTGGAGCGCTTCCAGCGCCGCAATCTGCTGCAGGTGCTCACCGGCCGCGGGGGGACCGGCGGCGAGCGGAAGATTCTGTACCGCTTCCCGCTGGGTTCCGCTGCCGGGGAGCGGGGAGCGGCGCCTGAGGTGTCGGATCCGGGAGGTGATGCGTCTGGTGCTCCAGGTGATGCCTCATCGGACTGA